Proteins from one Desulfobacterales bacterium genomic window:
- a CDS encoding Tm-1-like ATP-binding domain-containing protein, with protein sequence MPKHIAIIATLDTKEPEAAFMAGMVREHGHIPIVIDVGAFTASGKADFSNNTVAAQAGCKLERLVQTGERDTVIKTMGQGAMRVLLALLKQGKLDGAIGLGGNQGTAIAAMALRSLPLGFPKFLLSTVASGNMRPYIGNADIGMMFSVADLLGGPNPVSRSVMSNAVAALLGMVERGEPISLAARGRTIALTALGNTEKAANRIHGQLCQRGYQVITFHASGAGGSAMEELMESGIFSGVVDLTPHELSEEVVGAGAYIPVRPGRLTTAGRVGLPQVVSTGGLEYLCFGPKESIPGRLRRRKIYFHNPNNANVKISPTEMAQIGTVMAERLNTAAGPVAVLVPTKGWSVYGSKGGPLFDPKGNRMLLQALKQQLKPSIPYREIDLHINDHAFADICVEALIGFLQERE encoded by the coding sequence ATGCCAAAACATATCGCAATTATTGCAACACTGGACACCAAGGAGCCGGAGGCGGCTTTCATGGCCGGTATGGTACGTGAACACGGGCATATTCCCATCGTGATCGATGTGGGGGCGTTCACGGCTTCGGGCAAGGCCGATTTTTCAAATAATACCGTAGCGGCCCAGGCCGGCTGCAAGCTGGAGAGGCTGGTCCAAACCGGCGAACGCGACACAGTGATAAAAACCATGGGCCAGGGGGCCATGCGTGTTCTTTTAGCGCTGCTGAAGCAAGGCAAACTGGACGGCGCCATCGGCCTGGGCGGAAACCAGGGGACTGCCATTGCCGCCATGGCCTTGCGCAGCCTTCCGCTAGGTTTTCCCAAGTTTCTGTTGTCCACGGTGGCTTCGGGAAACATGCGGCCCTATATCGGCAATGCCGACATCGGGATGATGTTTTCTGTGGCGGACCTGCTCGGCGGTCCCAATCCGGTTTCGCGATCAGTTATGTCCAATGCGGTTGCCGCCCTGTTGGGAATGGTCGAAAGAGGAGAGCCGATTTCGCTGGCGGCGCGTGGTCGCACGATTGCCTTGACGGCTCTCGGCAACACCGAGAAAGCCGCCAACCGTATCCATGGGCAGCTCTGTCAAAGGGGATATCAAGTCATTACGTTTCATGCTTCCGGCGCCGGCGGTTCAGCCATGGAAGAACTGATGGAATCGGGGATTTTCAGCGGCGTTGTCGATTTGACGCCCCATGAACTTTCCGAAGAAGTGGTGGGCGCAGGGGCTTATATCCCGGTACGGCCGGGAAGACTGACGACGGCCGGTCGGGTGGGACTTCCCCAGGTCGTATCCACCGGCGGGCTGGAATATTTATGCTTCGGTCCGAAAGAATCCATCCCCGGCAGGCTGCGCAGGAGAAAAATCTATTTTCACAACCCCAACAACGCCAATGTCAAAATTTCCCCTACGGAGATGGCGCAAATCGGAACGGTGATGGCAGAGCGGCTGAACACCGCCGCCGGTCCGGTTGCCGTTCTGGTTCCCACAAAAGGCTGGTCGGTCTACGGCAGTAAAGGGGGGCCGCTTTTTGATCCCAAAGGGAACAGGATGCTGCTGCAGGCGTTGAAACAACAATTGAAACCGTCGATCCCTTATAGAGAGATCGATCTGCACATCAACGATCATGCCTTTGCCGATATCTGCGTAGAGGCATTAATCGGTTTTTTACAGGAAAGGGAATAA
- a CDS encoding class II aldolase/adducin family protein, whose product MKDITIGELNYYRTALAEFSRRSYDRHLVGGTGGNLSVRIPNTDRVLITPTAISLGDVKPEENILVTLSGDVLESPMGLKGSKETSFHLATFRSRPDVGAIAHVHPPYATAYSNTGEPLPLATISARVVLKNVPCVACFPPGSSELCDCVTDGVQNNPEIKALLMKEHGILTMGTDLMNAFYLADLVEDTAMIAYLAANIQKN is encoded by the coding sequence ATGAAGGATATAACTATCGGGGAGCTGAACTATTACAGAACGGCATTGGCCGAGTTTTCCCGGCGTTCATATGACCGACACCTGGTCGGCGGTACCGGCGGGAACCTCAGTGTCCGGATACCCAATACCGATCGGGTGCTGATTACACCCACCGCCATATCACTGGGAGACGTCAAACCGGAAGAGAATATTCTGGTCACGCTTTCGGGCGACGTGCTGGAGTCTCCCATGGGATTGAAAGGGTCCAAGGAAACCTCCTTTCATCTGGCGACTTTTCGCAGCCGGCCCGATGTGGGAGCCATTGCGCACGTTCATCCGCCCTATGCCACGGCGTATTCCAACACAGGCGAACCGCTGCCCCTGGCGACCATATCCGCCCGGGTGGTGCTGAAAAACGTCCCCTGCGTGGCGTGTTTTCCTCCCGGGTCTTCGGAGCTTTGCGATTGCGTGACAGACGGGGTTCAGAACAATCCTGAAATAAAAGCGCTCCTGATGAAAGAGCACGGCATCCTGACCATGGGGACGGACCTCATGAATGCCTTTTATCTGGCCGACCTGGTGGAAGATACCGCTATGATCGCCTATCTGGCGGCCAACATCCAAAAAAACTGA